One window of the Chanos chanos chromosome 11, fChaCha1.1, whole genome shotgun sequence genome contains the following:
- the irf2a gene encoding interferon regulatory factor 2a, with the protein MPIDRMRMRPWLEQQIRSGLIQGLHWVNEEKKIFQIPWMHAARHGWQLDKDAPLFKNWAIHTGKYRPGIDKPDPKTWKANFRCAMNSLPDIEEVKDKSMKRGSNAFRMYRMLSASERAMKKGKKKMEKETKLKRQKAATRVNKKTSSPKKHDAKEVTVQSAADSTVLTENQQEDSSTFPDGSMVISVPLDVGEVVEVATDNVASSVSSSSNLPPLQFSPISSHGGSDTDSVHSEEELTETQQTTSTRSPACPTVLRFPTRALSKGNKFVIPGNKNFRPGFHPRTNPNKPETFTRSDCNLKPEALTLSDVQLQRQIFPSSDFQPRSPCQRYRKIYRTLLQDG; encoded by the exons ATGCCTATCGATAGGATGCGAATGCGTCCATGGCTGGAGCAACAGATCAGGAGTGGTTTGATACAGGGACTACACTGGGTCAATGAA gaaaagaagatATTTCAGATACCGTGGATGCACGCGGCTAGGCACGGATGGCAGTTAGACAAGGATGCACCTCTGTTTAAGAACTGGGCAATTCACACAG GAAAGTACCGTCCTGGAATAGACAAACCAGACCCCAAGACATGGAAGGCGAATTTTCGTTGTGCAATGAATTCACTACCTGACATTGAAGAAGTGAAAGACAAGAGTATGAAGAGAGGAAGCAACGCTTTCAGAATGTACCGGATGCTCAGCGCGTCTGAGCGGGCAATGAAGAAAG ggaaaaagaagatggagaaagagacaaagctCAAA CGGCAGAAGGCCGCCACTCGTGTAAATAAGAAAACGTCATCGCCAAAAAAACACGACGCCAAAGAGGTGACCGTGCAAAGCGCAGCGGACAGCACGGTTTTAACTG AGAATCAGCAGGAGGACAGCTCCACTTTTCCAGACGGCTCGATGGTGATCAGCGTGCCGTTGGACGTGGGGGAAGTGGTGGAGGTGGCAACCGACAACGTGGCCTCTTCCGTCAGCTCCAGTTCCAACCTGCCGCCCCTTCAGTTCTCCCCTATTTCATCCCACGGTG GTAGTGATACGGACAGTGTTCACAGTGAGGAGGAACTTACAGAG ACACAACAGACCACATCTACGAGGTCACCGGCATGTCCGACTGTTTTGAGGTTTCCTACGCGTGCGCTGTCCAAAGGAAACAAATTTGTCATACCTGGGAATAAGAATTTCAGG CCAGGCTTTCACCCCAGAACAAACCCCAACAAACCCGAAACGTTCACCCGTTCAGACTGCAACCTCAAACCCGAGGCGCTCACCCTTTCAGACGTGCAGCTCCAGCGCCAGATTTTCCCCAGTTCAGACTTCCAGCCCCGAAGCCCGTGCCAGCGTTATCGTAAAATCTACAGAACTCTCCTCCAAGATGGGTGA